One window of the Cydia fagiglandana chromosome 22, ilCydFagi1.1, whole genome shotgun sequence genome contains the following:
- the LOC134675644 gene encoding zinc finger protein 579-like, which yields MKEEIEFRNESSRCGGDAMSVAPAVKRELDLESGSTSPGRKRRKQAAPTRAPQLPPPLDLHAKMQDIYKSALAFGELTLPAFDPLAAFRLLPRHDPPRIFNPEAYCDLCCKEFCNKYFLKTHRANKHGIYDGGEPQPQPPPQPSPPRRPSDEESNGTPRRLSPDSARRARDAGFQPEALRRLGVVNPEAFCEICCKEYCNKYFLRTHRERRHGVPAHRSPGAERSPQSMTPPMMNFSTPVSTPLATPLTTPPAPLAPPPDTPPRSHSLPPPLDPEEMAEVKRECEEELEAALRDGQTSPLNLIVEERGAASPGSASEELRKLQTMISQLNELAAERLAEEPSSPAPRAPSSSPPAQDERRASSSGSSFCEICNKELCNKYFMRTHMQRMHGISLESGTQLGGVTCDICHKELCSKYFLRVHKHNTHGIPAPPAPANTAPAEPCPLCARRFRGPRALRAHLLAEHAPPARPPPPPPRPLDLLARDKPYACSYCPFTTDVLAFLFAHERAHVQQQSEPQENANEINASGPTTDGESEGVEGDEADEGVYSCSRCEFRAEGFAALEAHLRAAHSGAGALLAVPRAPQAPLTMQPFVVEEAGGALSLVPALVFLPVRRRATRRATVTLTLTPA from the exons ATGAAGGAAGAAATTGAGTTTAGGAACGAAAG TTCCAGATGCGGCGGTGACGCGATGTCGGTCGCGCCGGCGGTCAAGCGCGAGCTGGACCTGGAGAGCGGCAGCACCAGCCCCGGCCGCAAGCGGCGCAAGCAG GCGGCGCCGACCCGCGCGCCGCAGCTGCCCCCGCCCCTCGACCTGCACGCCAAGATGCAGGACATCTACAAGTCCGCCCTCGCCTTCGGGGAGCTCACCCTCCCCGCCTTCGACCCTCTGGCCGCCTTCCGACTGCTACCCAGGCACGACCCACCGCGCATCTTCAACCCGGAGGCCTACTGCGACCTGTGCTGCAAGGAGTTCTGCAACAAATACTTCCTCAAAACACATAGGGCGAACAAACACGGGATTTATGATGGTGGAGAACCGCAACCGCAACCACCGCCGCAGCCGTCCCCGCCGCGACGGCCGTCCGACGAGGAATCCAACGGCACGCCGAGAAGATTGTCCCCGGACTCGGCGAGACGAGCGCGAGACGCCGGCTTCCAACCTGAGGCGCTCCGGCGTCTAGGTGTCGTCAATCCTGAAGCGTTCTGCGAGATTTGCTGCAAGGAGTATTGTAACAAGTATTTCTTACGGACGCATCGCGAGCGGCGACACGGCGTGCCGGCGCATCGGTCGCCCGGAGCGGAGCGGTCCCCGCAATCGATGACGCCGCCTATGATGAATTTTAGCACGCCGGTCAGCACGCCGCTCGCGACCCCTCTAACCACCCCGCCGGCACCTCTAGCCCCTCCGCCGGACACCCCCCCGCGTTCACACTCGCTTCCACCACCACTAGATCCGGAAGAAATGGCCGAAGTCAAGCGTGAGTGCGAGGAAGAGCTGGAAGCGGCCTTGCGTGACGGGCAGACGAGTCCGTTGAATTTAATCGTTGAAGAACGCGGGGCCGCCTCACCTGGGTCCGCTAGTGAGGAGCTCCGGAAGCTGCAGACGATGATATCGCAGCTGAACGAGCTAGCGGCGGAGCGGTTAGCGGAGGAACCTTCTTCGCCTGCACCACGTGCGCCATCTTCGTCACCCCCCGCCCAGGACGAACGTCGAGCTTCATCATCCGGCTCGAGCTTTTGTGAGATCTGCAACAAGGAGTTGTGCAACAAATATTTCATGCGAACACACATGCAGCGGATGCACGGGATTTCCCTAGAGAGCGGCACGCAGTTAGGAGGAGTGACTTGCGATATTTGCCACAAGGAGTTGTGCAGCAAGTACTTCTTGCGCGTGCATAAACATAACACGCACGGGATCccggcgccgcccgcgccggctAACACCGCGCCTGCAGAGCCTTGTCCGCTTTGCGCACGACGATTCCGAGGACCTAGAGCTCTACGCGCGCATTTGCTGGCGGAGCACGCTCCGCCGGCGCGTCCGCCGCCTCCTCCACCGAGACCTTTAGATCTACTGGCGCGAGACAAGCCTTACGCATGCTCCTACTGTCCCTTCACGACGGACGTGCTAGCGTTTCTATTCGCGCACGAGCGCGCGCATGTACAACAGCAGAGCGAGCCTCAGGAAAACGCGAACGAGATAAATGCGTCAGGGCCGACGACGGACGGCGAGAGCGAGGGAGTGGAGGGCGACGAGGCGGACGAGGGCGTGTACTCTTGCTCGCGCTGCGAGTTCCGCGCGGAGGGCTTCGCGGCGCTGGAGGCGCACCTGCGGGCGGCGCACTCGGGCGCCGGCGCGCTGCTGGCGGTCCCCCGGGCGCCCCAGGCGCCGCTCACCATGCAGCCGTTCGTGGTGGaggaggcgggcggcgcgctgAGCCTGGTGCCGGCGCTGGTGTTCCTGCCCGTGCGGCGCCGCGCCACGCGCCGCGCCACCGTCACGCTCACGCTCACGCCGGCCTAG